Part of the Prunus dulcis chromosome 8, ALMONDv2, whole genome shotgun sequence genome is shown below.
TCTAGAGAAAGGGGTCTTTCATAACTAAGTAATAGCAAGGAGCTACATATAGCACTGTCAAAGTATAAACAGAACAAGAAAAGTGCCAAGAATAAGAAGTTCGCTTTctacattttgttttgttacaaaatataataatcTCTTGTGATATTCTTGGGCTTTATAGACTCTCTTGTTTTCTCATCATTCTCTAAAAACAACGGCTAAAAGTCCAAAGATACATGCCTAGCTATCTACTATGTGGCAATATGCACTTCTATTGGCTGCAAATTAAAATCAGAGCTCAATTCTTTGGTTGCCTCGCCCCTCCTTGGAGCTCATGCCAACCATGTCAATGCCAGTCGGTGACCTTTTTGATGAAACAAGATGTGCTGCCTTTGAATGGTTGGCTAGGGCTGCGCTGGCCTTGATGGCCAGAGAACACAAGTCTTGGAGAGACAATGGCGACTGTGACTGAGAAAGTGGCATGAGGAAGTAGATTTGACCCAGCTGGAGCTCTTCATCTTTAGGAACTTGAGGAGCACACGAGCCTACGTACATGGACTCTGAGGCGCAGAGGAAGCAGTTGGGGTTTTGGGAGAGGATGTGGCTTGATACAACTGGGCGCCTAAGCTCTTGCAGCCCCCCATCCAATTGAACGATCTTGGTTGTGGATGGCCTTATGAGCTTTGCACCCTCACTTATGAATTGAGAAGATGCACAAATGTTAcccatgagagagagagagagagagagagagagagagagactgttTTGTTTGTGTGGGGAACTAATACGGGGAAGAGGGTTGTGCTTATTTTtatagagagagaatgaatTTAAAGGAAATTAAGGACACTGTGTTGGGCGGAAGagagggttgttatttatagAGGAAGATAGAAGCATAGATGTGGAGCCAAGGTTGACCCAACATCAATGCTATAATTAGTTAAACCGCGTAGGGGATGGGGAAGAGAGTGGGATGTGTTTGAAAATATATGGGGTTCAGCCTGACATTATTACTTTATGCTTTGTATTATCTCGTCGAGTCAAGTACAAGTCTCTTATAGATAAATtattatgaataaaaaaaacagagtaataattaaatttcaataaatgCAATTACTCGTAAGTAATATGTTTATGTGTTTCGTATCTGTAATGTATGTTTGAATTTACAACTCGTcttaaattacaaataatttttctCTATATACATAATCTATAATGAAACAGTATGTGGGGCGCATATCCTAATAATTTTAGAACCACCAAATCCAACAGAAAAATCTTCTAGAATAGTCATCACTATTGTGTACCACTAGTTTGTATGACTAGCTAGTAAATGTCTGGAGCAAGGCTAATTACCAGATCTGTCAATGTCTAACTCAACCTTAAGCCTTTCGACAAACTCAACCTTAAGCCTATTGGCTTCCCTTGATGGCGGCAATTGTCGTTGATGTTGATATTCTATGTTTCATAACAGGATCAACCAGAAATATTCTGATGTTTTAACAGATTAATTAAACCCGAGAGCTCCTATTGCTTTCATAACCataatcatattatggagatTAAAAGCGGATGTGACAGAAAATTAGATCCTTATAGCAACCAAAAATCATAACTCCAAAGATCCGCGTatctaaaaatatttataaagtGGCAAAAGTGCGGTATATTTTGTCAAATATCCAACATGTTATGTTGCAATACTAAACAGGGGCGGAGCTACATGTAGGCCTGCCATGGCCAGAGCCCCCCCAAACTCCATGAAAACCCAATTCTTTCTTATGCATCAACTACaatattagttaaaatatagcTCTATATAATCTTGCATTTATGGTAGTGGCCCCCAAATAGATTAACTTCTAGCTCCGCCACTGATACTAAAACCATGTTtacatggaaaaaaaatatatatattatcctCAATATAAAAAGAGTACTTGCAGATTACCATATTACAAAGAATTTAGAGAATTGTATAATGAAAAACATGAGTGTTGTTTAGGgtacaagaaaatatattttttttaaaagccaGGTTGGCATCTACAAGGCTTCAGATTAGGATAAAGCATATGcccatatttaattaattaattaatttgtattaacatataattaattaaataattaattggaTTCAAATTCATATTGTTTTGCGGTCGTAATCGTTGACACGGTATTTTTGCGTTGCCGTTGGTAGACCGCAGACCGTTGGTGTACGGTTTCTTTTCCCAGGAAGCGTCAAGGTCAAAACGGAGACTATAACAAATAACTAGTCCTTGTTTGGCCTTCTGGATTGATTGTGTgcgtgttttttctttttcaaatgatTCTTTCACGttctttttacttttggaACCCAAAAGATGTAGAATTATTTGGGAGCTTCATGCTAATGTCGTTTCTCCTTTGGCTGCTTCTCTCATTCTTCTGCAACTCATCAATCGATGTGCCATTTATTCGTAATTCTTTTCATTGCAACCACGACTAGAATTCTAGAGCTACCAAAAGCGTGTCTCAAACCACCAACTTGCCAAAGCTAGCCCTTGGATTCAtcttcaaattattattttttgttttggtttcatCTTGactaatattaataattaaaaagaggcgataacatactaaactcacacacactacataaatgttaggactcgaacccataACCTTTCCTGGAGGATCAATGGCTCCTTTACAATTCAAAACACAGATATATCTCTTCATAAAATTTAGTTCTTCAAATATTTCAACGAAGTGTACCTATAAGTTAAGTTGTGTAAGAATCTCTCATAcgataaattagaaaaaaatattcacGATTGACATGTCTCTTACTTTTATCAACACAGTGTTTAGTTgtcaatttatatatatgatcgAATGACTAAGATAGGTCATAATTACAAATCTTATTTAATGACCTtattagaaaacaaattattgtttttttcaatgttttttcatctctctcacGTCGATGGGTCATAGTATTACAATATGAGTCCCATGCATATCTTATGTCCCACCTTTTGAGTCACAAAGATTTACAGGTTAATTAGCGAGTATTTATATTGGACCAGTGGAAGATGTTTGGGAAAAGCTTTCAAATAGGATtatttgtaataacccaaaacaaaatattaagaaaataacaaaatatctaaaagtATGAATAATATCTTCTggcgaaaagacaattttgccatcgcattatttaatagggaaaaagttgactttttgatcgagaaataatttgggaattccgcttgcgccgttgtgtagagcacggcgaaaggagtccgtagacacggagtatacccgaatcggagttgtaacgaagaagatacgatcaaaatactgcaaagggcaaaatgataatttggtcaaaaagtcagatttttatctcttctctctcctctctcccgtcagctttctctctcctttctctctctccctcccgcgCGACTCCAGTGACCTCTCTCCCTTCCGATCGAGACagcggccaccacaggccgtcTCCATCTCCGCCGTTGGTCCCAATAGCTCCGCCACTCACCCGCCGTTCTTCTCCGACCAACCTCAGCCGCGGGGACGCCGGAAACTAGCCGGAATCTGCCATTGTTTGCCAATTTCCAGTTCAAACTTCCAGCacgtttttctccttcaattctccaccaaatcaatcgagttaggtatggtttctcagctatttttcgtgttctagctgttggatgtatgggtttcgatcgattttagctctaacacattcgattttcgacttgaaatttggccgaaacttcggctgccgtgatctactgtttccggtcactttttggggtatgtccgaAATTTTTCgaccacccgaaatcgctttggacacccgaatctgcccgcgcgtgagGCAGCGCGTGgacgagggtggtgaagtgactctagacagttttgagatcctcgtgtcgtcacgagcgcgtaggattttgcggatctcgattcggagtctgTTTGAggcccgaacggatttttcatatcgcgcgatccttgggtgcagtgtagTTAAATAgttggatcgcactgaattttggatatgtcggtctacacgatttcaggatcgtgtaggattcgacggattgcgaatcggagccccggatactccgaaatcgctaACCCTGGGGCTAAGGTTTGAATTtaaagcgataacgcgattttggccaatccgatcgtccgtttcggaccaaattcgggggacatggttccttctctgtaaggaaccttcagagaagcccagattggccatcggagaccgtggactcacggggtcccggatcggcctatctggcagcttatcgcttagtgaggcTTCGGATCTCTTGAGACCGTTCTAACTATCTAAAAAGCtaaggtgggcataggagtaacttgaaacgagtgcacgtaattttaggagccgggggcaaggtgtttaatttaaattctttttattcagcagattattaatttaatattcatggttaatcagaCACCAGAGGTCCGATcgacccacaggagggaccttcgaagggttcaactagctcggaccaccagtgagtggactttctttcataaatgcttttatataaataagttatatagatgatttctataaataagatttcataagtgattttatattgattttatataaataagtttttataaaggAGTTTATCggaataaatttcattatctGATCTTGCATAAGTGTTATTACATGTTTTCCGAGCATAAAATGTAGCATAAAACatccttatttttatattactcagttgagcagTAAATTTGAGACTTGTGACACAGAAAAGGCAGCTTACCGcagatttatcagattacagagacttatcaagtttttcttaaaaatagttgtttagaaccaccatgtacccgccttttcatttggtgattacccacagtcggaccgatgtctacggacatccagtctgatttcagttacgttagtgcacttgactttgcctcacgagtttcagggacgctcggaccgtgagtgccaggatttgcggctcggcagacttggtatcccgagacctgccaggattgcggctcggctgactctgtgtccccgagacctgccaggattgcggatcaggctgactgcggtcccctacatcctgccagagcggctcgagtcgacttggtgtcagcgagacctgccggcggatcaagctgatcatagtcccctgatttcgccagtttgcggctcgggtagattGCGTGACGTCCGAGActtgccaggggaattgacggatatgacaggggtacaaataggtggtagtttcaaaggattttgagttattttatccagttatgattttcagttattttataccagtttCTTTAATATTCgcgcatttatatctttatatatatttgttcagttatacgaaATACAGACAAACCATTGATTTATATCcttacttatttttaaatgggggttattatggttataaattgttttcaagaacattatttttgtccactcacattttcaacctgtttttcgcccccaggccatagaagtgCGAGGGattccaccaccgggccattcatagcttccgcgccaccaaaagaggtagagttttgtagaaaaacCCTTGGAACCttgtaaactttagaaaatgctctgatatctagttttagtggaaaactggagctggTGAATACTTGGTTATTCAATTCTGGTAGTTGGTGTagaattatttgattgtttgacaggttgaaaaatttgggtttggtcaaaatacaggggagactctgccgaattttcggcaggagtccaaagaaaattttaatagtAATTGtagcaagaagggtaaaatggtcatttgtgcccgacagttgccCGATGTCGGACACGTACAGGGCTTGgtttgaattccaaagtggaattaggatcgggtcctgtcattatTAGTGTAGAATTTTTGTCAAATAGGATTATATTAGTGTAGCAAATCAAAAGTATCGGTCAAATATTTATACtttatttatgtcatattaagATTATATAATAAGATATTATCAACATATGGAGATAATATTGATataataaacttatttgacaACAATGCTACAATAAAAACTCTACTTGACACATTTTCCCAGCATGTTTCACATTTCAAACCCTCCAatcctaaaataaaataaaataaaaacatcaaaTAGTACTAGAGCCTATTGTCTTAATTTTTGGGTACTCCTTTTAGTCATGTTTTTCGGAAAACTGATGATGTGGTTCATAGACTAACTCATTTTGCCTTAATTCTTGATAATGCATCATCTTGATTTCAAGACCCGCGTGATATCATAGAGCATGCGGTGATTGTTTTGTAATCTATTCTTTATCAATTAAATACAGCTTTTTTTCTCCTCAAAACTTCGATTGCATGTCGTAAACTTGTAATGTTTTTCTCATTAGATCTTTTGATTTGGGGTCATTACACAGATCCAACAAATTTTGAAGTTTCTATTTTAAGTTTCTTAGCTGCCTTCAGCACTTCTATTACGCCATGAGTACTTTACGCTTTGGAAATCTATCCCAGAACGTTACTGTCAATGCCAGCCATtacaacaagaacaaaaacttaatcccttgaaaacaaaaatgtgatCAATCTACCCAAAAAAAGGTGATCAAATTCtgattaaaatttaatttgattcaATCCAAATCAAATCCTCTATGTCCATGTGAAAAAACGAACATAACCAAGGAACTGATTAATATATAAAGTACATTTCCAATAAACAACACAATCATATCATGCCCCCTCCATCATGTCATCATCCTCCAAAATCACACTCAACCTTGTCACAAagccaccacctcctccattACCACCCCCATGACCACGCCGCCCGCGGCCTCTCCCTCTCCTTTTCCTCACAACTTCTCCACTTCTAGCGACGCTCTGGCCGCCACCATAACTGCCCATGGCCACCATCCGGCTAGGCTCATCCTTCTTCTTATTAGTAAACACAACTTGATTGACTCTTTTACGTCCACACCCAAAACATCGCTTCCTCCGCCTCGTATTTCCAAGTGCCAAGCTTGCCCTAACTGCCAAAGCAGCCATCTGCTCGGCTCGAAGTGGCCTGCTCAGCCAGCTCAACGgcaacacaaaataaagctGACCGAGCTGAAGCTCTTCGTCCCCATTCACGGCCCTAACAAAGCCTCCAAAATCCATGTCGTCGGAGTCGCATATGAAGCACGTGGGACTCTTTTGAAGCACGTGCGAGACCTTAACTGGGTTTGAGAATTCTTGAAGCTGCCCGTCCTGGAGAATCACCTTGGCTGTGACAACAGACACAGAGGCTGAGTCGCGTGAGCTGCAAATGCCCATTAGTTAATGGTTTCAATTTGGCTGGGGACTTTGGAGGGGTTAATTAAAGGAAGATTTACGcgtttgtttttgttgatttaATCGAATAATTAATTGCTTAATTAACGATGAAGTGATGGAACATGTATTTTAATGTATTtttcttaacttttgtttCAACTTGGAATCGGTCGccgttttcttgttttggatTTGGCATTTTGGTGTAATTTAATTGTGAACATAACTAAAACATGTTTCAATTGGTTCAGAGAAGTGACTTAATAAGAAAATTGATGAGTGATATGAATTATTTGTAGCACACTAGAAGTGTCTATTAATTGGGAATTTAGCTACAACTGCAAGACATGCACTGCTatgagaaattataaaatactacGATAATATAGTTATGTGGTACATCTTATATACCTGTTATAATATGGGTGAATAAtagagtttatttttttctattttaggaaataatatcaataaatatccatttatattataacatgtgtatAAAATGTACCACGTGCCAGTACTACTGTAATATTCTATAATCAGAAACCTGAAAGTATAAACTCcaatttctgtttttgaaAGATAAAAAGTAAGGGCAACATTGTTAAAGGGATCATTCAGTTTACAATAAGATCTGAATCATTTAGTTTGCAACTTTCTCTTGAAAGGGATCCTTTGTGGTAAAAGTTTAAAAGATATTTGGTACACAATTGTCATTTCATAAATACAGAaatgaatttgaatataaaaaaatgaatatgaaCATCAAATCAATGgttaaacaatttcaaatttgactGACTTTTACTTAAATGACATTGGACTGTTCAAAAATAGACAATTCTGCCATAATACTATTTTGGGGGTGGTGGGTGGGTGTGCCCAAACCGCGTAAATGTAAATGTGAGAGTGAGGCTGACATATTGTCCAAGGAATAGGCCCAAGGACATAATGTTTCTTTCAAAAGCTTGGGGTATCAAGAGGGCCATAACGTGTCtttcttgaaaagaaaaaaaaacatttggaaGTGCTTCCTCTCTCCCTCAAGCATAATTCAAAAagctcttttaaaaaaattctactAAATATTGTCGGAAacgtttttggttttggttttctgaAATAGTTTTTAACAACTCTAAAAATAGTTCCAAATAGACCCTTAATTATGCGAAGATGTGAAGGAGGTCATAAGTTCAAATCTCATTGAagaaagtcttttttttttcggtcGAACATTGAAGAAAGTCTTtacatcaaaaaataaataaaataaactaactTAGTTGTATGTTGAAAATATTTGTGTAACTACCTAATATATTCTGACCCATCGAATTGAGatcatgttttttcttttaacaagacgaattttttaaattactctAATTTACGAGGGCAGAAAAATTCGAATTCAAAAGCGAATGGATGAGCATACTACCTTCATCAACTAGCTGTAACCTTATATCTACAATAGAGATCACAATTTATCATTGGTTAATCAAGTTCAATATGTACAAAAGGAACCTTTATCCctacattttcaatttttacaaACATAAAGTTGCAAGTAAAGTgtactacaatttattaacattACAGGATCATGGAGTACCTTTTATCCAACATCTTCTGAACCCATCATCAACCACTCATCAGGCTCGCGACATTAACGACCCAATCACCCCAGCAATCAGAGTCGTTGGATCACCCAACACAGCTGATATCACAAATTGCACAGCCAATCCAGCTATCTCACAGCACTTCTTCACTTTACCTTTGCTCTTATGATGATGAGTTTGGAGCGTATTTTTAAGGCTAGGAATTCTAGTCATCTCCAATCTCCTAGTGGTATTTTTATTCCCATGTGACCCCAAAAACTCATGCCAAGTTTCCACAAGCATTTCCTTAACACATGCCACATGCAAATTATACTTCTTACATTTTGACCTATAACTCCAACTACGCCCTTTACGCCCACATTTATGACAAGAGCTGCTCACCTTCCGATACAGATAGAGCTTGACCTCCCCGTCGTTGAGCACCATGGGGAGCTTCGCGCAACACGGGTGAAGGTCGAACCCACAGGACGTGCAGTGGTATGTGAATCCGGTAATATCTTTCTCACATGCATTGCAAAAACGAGGATTATTCCCCGGTGGCCTCGAGAAGAATTGAAAAGAGCACTTGGTGTAGAAAGGATGGAAGATAGAAGGGGAAGGCATGGCACAATGCATGTGGAGATCGAAATCGCACATGGCGCACTTGTAGCGCGAGCCTATGCCTACCTCCTTGCATCCGTCACACTTGAATGGGATTTCTGTGTACTCAAACTTGAGCTTGTGTTGGGGGTGGCTGAAGTGGGATATCTCATTGTATTTCATGGCTTTTGGATAGCTATAAGCTGAAATTTTTTGTGACTTGTagtaaagaaattaaacgggAAATATATAAAGGGAGAGGGTGTTCAATTGTGATTGTGTGTTAATTAATACTTATGTTAGCTTGTCATTGAAGCAATTGGAGGGAATTATGCTTTGGGATGGTGGGAGTTCTTGAGTGTGCATGAGAATCACCGAGTCTAGAGGCGAAAGGGCAGACATAAAGAACATGATTTAGGTCTTGTCAAATGAGAATATATACGAATTTTTCACTTTATATTATATCCTTTTGTCCTCTCCTCTAGTAAATTACGTATACAAAATTCTAAAGGGAAGTGCGTAAAAGTGAAAAGtggaaaatgaaaggaaaataaatatattattcaattaattatCGTCCCCTATGTATTATTTGACAATTAGTGACTCTGAATTCCTTACATTTATAGAAGGATGCATATTATAGAATACTACGGTAGTATGATCACGTGCAAAGAAACATGCAATAAATTTCATCCGAACATTTTTATACTTAattgttattgaaattttggataTTACTCGAAAAATTTGCTGCGaattattcttaattaaaCTCGGATTTTAAATCTCCAGAAGACcaaattagtttaattttcAATAGCTCTAGAATTTACAACTATTTTTAGCTCGGATATATgttaagaatattttaagTACGTTAGAAAGGATTAAGAAATGATTAATTT
Proteins encoded:
- the LOC117637554 gene encoding uncharacterized protein LOC117637554, which encodes MDFGGFVRAVNGDEELQLGQLYFVLPLSWLSRPLRAEQMAALAVRASLALGNTRRRKRCFGCGRKRVNQVVFTNKKKDEPSRMVAMGSYGGGQSVARSGEVVRKRRGRGRGRRGHGGGNGGGGGFVTRLSVILEDDDMMEGA
- the LOC117637553 gene encoding uncharacterized protein LOC117637553, which encodes MKYNEISHFSHPQHKLKFEYTEIPFKCDGCKEVGIGSRYKCAMCDFDLHMHCAMPSPSIFHPFYTKCSFQFFSRPPGNNPRFCNACEKDITGFTYHCTSCGFDLHPCCAKLPMVLNDGEVKLYLYRKVSSSCHKCGRKGRSWSYRSKCKKYNLHVACVKEMLVETWHEFLGSHGNKNTTRRLEMTRIPSLKNTLQTHHHKSKGKVKKCCEIAGLAVQFVISAVLGDPTTLIAGVIGSLMSRA
- the LOC117638466 gene encoding uncharacterized protein LOC117638466, with translation MGNICASSQFISEGAKLIRPSTTKIVQLDGGLQELRRPVVSSHILSQNPNCFLCASESMYVGSCAPQVPKDEELQLGQIYFLMPLSQSQSPLSLQDLCSLAIKASAALANHSKAAHLVSSKRSPTGIDMVGMSSKEGRGNQRIEL